The region TGACGCTCACCATAAACGGCCGCAGCGTCAGCGCACGGCGGGGCGACACCATCCTGGCGGCGGCACGCCGTTCCGGCATCCGGATCCCGACCCTCTGCAACCTGGAGGGGCTGATCCCGGCCGGTGCCTGCCGGGTCTGCCTGGTGGAGGTGGCCGGGTATCCCCGCCCGGTGCCGGCCTGCGCCACCGGCATCGAACAGGGCATGGCGGTGACCACCGATTCGGAGCCCCTGGCGGCGGCGCGGCGCACGACCGTGGAACTGCTCCTGGCGGAGCGCAACCACAGCTGCGCCGTGTGTGTGATGAACCGGCACTGCCGGTTGCAGGACCTGGCGGCGCGCCTCGGCATCGACCATGTGCGTTTTGCCTTCATCTCGCCCCTGGCCGGAGTGGATATGAGCCACGAGCGTTTCGGGATCGACCACAACCGCTGCATCCTCTGCCGCCGCTGCGTGCGGGTCTGCGACGAGATCGAGGGTGCCCATACCTGGGATGTGGCGGGACGGGGGGCGGCCAGCCGGATCATCTGCGACCTGGCGCAGCCGTGGGGCACCAGCGCCACCTGCACCGGCTGCGGCAAATGCGTGCAGGCGTGCCCCACCGGCGCGCTCTTCGAAAAGGACGCTCCGACGCGAAAAGGGACCATGGACCTGGCGGGGTTGGCGCAGTGGCGGAGGAGCAGGAAATGACGCGCCCCAGGCTGGCCACCGTCTGGCTCTCCGGCTGTTCGGGCTGCCACATGAGCCTGCTCAACCTGCACGGCGACTTGCTGGAGTTGCTGGGGCGGTGCGATCTGGTCTATTCGCCCCTGGCGGATATCAAGGAGTATCCCCGCGGGGTGGATATCGCCCTGGTGGAGGGGGCGGTGGCGAACGAGGAGAACCGGGAGATGGCAGGGATCGTCAGAAGCCGGACCGCCTGCGTGGTAAGCCTGGGGGATTGCGCCGTGAACGGCAATGTGAGCGCCCTGCGCAACCCGCTCGGCCGGGAGGGCACCCTGGAGCGGGTGTATGGCGAGGCGGCCCCGGAACACGGCGTGGCGCGCCTGTTGCCCACGGCGCTGCCGCTGCACCAGGTCATCGGGGTGGATCTGTTTCTCCCCGGCTGCCCACCGGCACCGGAGAGGATCCGCTGGGTCCTGACCCGCTTGCTGGAGGGCAGGCCGGTGGCGTTGCCGCCGGAGATGCTCAGCTTCGGCTGACCGCCGATGCCGGGGCTAATCGAATACTTCCATGGAGAGGTAGCGTTCCCCCGTATCCGGCAGGATCACGACCACGTTCTTGCCGGCCCCCAGTTTGCGCGCCACCCGTAGTGCGCCGACCAGGGCCGCGCCGCTGGAGATCCCGCACAAAAGCCCCTGCTTGGCCGCCAGGGCACGGGCCGCGCTGAAGGCCTCCGCATCCGGCACGGCGATCACCTCCTGGTAAATCGAGGTATTGAGCACTTCAGGGATGAAGCCGGCCCCGATCCCCTGGATCTTGTGGGGTCCCGCCAGGCCGCCGGAGAGGACGGGCGAGCCGGCCGGCTCGACGGCGGCGATGTGGACGGCCGGGTTGTGGCGGCGGAGCACCTCGCCGACGCCGGTGATGGTTCCCCCGGTGCCGACTCCGGCCACAAAGCCGTCAATGGTCAGCCCTTTCATGGCGGCGACGATCTCCGGGCCGGTGGTGCGCCGGTGGGCCTCCGGGTTCGCGGGATTGTTGAACTGCTGCGGCAGCAGCCAGCCTTTTTCGGCCGCCAGTTCCTCGGCCTTCTGCACCGCCCCCTTCATGCCCTGGGAAGCCGGAGTCAGCACCAGTTCGGCCCGGTACGCCGTCAGGAGGCGCCGCCGTTCAAGGCTCATGGACTCGGGCATGGTCAGGACCAGCCGGTAGCCCTTCACCGCGCAGACCAGCGCCAGGCCGATGCCCGTATTGCCGCTGGTCGGCTCGACGACGGTTGCCCCCGGCTTGATGCAGCCATCCTGCTCGGCCCGCTCGATCATCGCCAGGGCGATGCGGTCCTTGATGCTGCCGCCCGGGTTGAAGGATTCAACCTTGGCATAGATGTCGGCCGCCCCCGCCTCCGTCAATCCGGAGAGCTTCACCAGCGGCGTGGCGCCGATCTGTTCGATGGCATTGGTGCTGAGAGTGATGGGCATGGTCTTGTCCTTGAACGGGGTCGGCGGGATGCGGATTCCTGCACCGCTGCGGCGCGGGGAAAAGGGCGGGGGGAAACGCACCGGATAGATGCGGCGCACGCGGCCTTTTCCCAGGGCAACGCCGAAACGGCGGAACCTGCGCTCCCTAGATATAGTACATGAAGCGGTGGTCCTGCTCCTTCTTGATCCCCATCTCCAGTCCGCGCTGGCACAGCGTCTGGAGGGTTATGCCGGAAAACAGGGTGTTGAGCAGCGTGGTGGCCTCTTCCCACACCGTCTGGGTCACGCACTGTCCCTCGAAGGGGCAGTCGCTCTTGCGCTTGCGCTTTTTCGGCGTCGTCCCGGTGCAATCCACCAGGAGCACGTCCAGTTCGGTGGCGCACAGCACGTCCAGAACCGTGATCTCCTCCGGCTTTTTGGCCAGGCAGTAGCCCCCCTGGGGTCCGCGCTTGCTTTTCAGTATCCCGGCCCGCTTGAGGTTCTGGAAGATCTGTTCGAGATACCGGGGAGAGATCTGCTGACGGCGGGAGATGTCCTGGATCTGGGCCGGCATGGTGCCACAGTTGTAGGCAATGTCGAAAAGGGCCCGCAGGCCGTACCGACTTTTCGTTGACAGACGCATAGCTTCCTCCCGGACGGTGACATCGTTGGTAGCACCATCTATAGCAAAAATACACCGTATCCGTCAACAAAACTAACCAAAACAATTCCGCTATTCCACACAAGCTGGCGCTGGTTTTCGGCAGGATTCCACCAGGTGCAGCTCAACTTTCCACAGCCCTGGCGACCGTGACCACCGCACCCCGTCGGCGCCGGCCGCCCTGAGCACGCGGGCGCACTCCCGCACGGTGCTGCCGGTGGTATAGACATCGTCCACCAGCAAGACGCGCCGCCCCCGTACGAGGCCGGCATCCCTGACGTCGAAGGCGCCCTGGACATTGGCGCGCCGCTCTGCCGCCGTCAGGGTGATCTGCGGCTCGGTCCAGCGGATGCGCCGCATGGCGGCGCGTTCCAGGGGGATACCCCATTCCCGCGCCCAGACCTCGCCCAGCAGTACCGCCTGGTTGAAACCGCGCTCCCTGAGCCTTCGCACGTGCAGCGGCACCGGCACCATCAGCTCCGGGGCGCACGCGGCCACGAACTCCCGCAGGGGGGCGGCCGCCAGCAGGGCCAGGGGACGGCGCAGGTGGGTCTTGTACCGGTATTTGTAGGCGTGGATCAGTTCGCGGCACTCCCCCTCGTAGAGCAGGGCCGCCCGGGCGGCCCCAAAGTCGGGCGGCGAATGACGGCACGCGCCGCACACATGGTCGTCGCCCGCCCCCGGGAAGGGAATGCCGCACACCGGGCAGAGCGGGTGGGGCACGCCGGACAGCCGTTCCCGGCATGCCGGGCAGATGTGCAGGGGGCCGGCATCGGGAACGAACGCCCGGCAGAGATGGCACAGCGGGGGAAAAAGGACATCCAGAAATGCTGAGAAGAATCCGTTCACGGCCGGTCACCGTAGGTCGCCCGCCCCGGCGGGGGAAAACCGGGGGCGGGCCTTTCAGCTAATAGCGCATCACCACCCGATAGGTCAGCTTCGCCTCCCCATCCGCAGCCACCGGTATCCGGTACTCCAGGACGCCGGAGCCGGCCTTGACGTAATCGTGGCTGGAGCTGAGCACCTGCCAGTCGCCCGGGACCGGTTCCGTCACCCGCACCACGACCGCCTCTTTCTTGTGGTTGCGGATCGAGATCTCGTAGGCCGCCTCGTAGCTGTCCTTGGCGCGTTTCTTCCAGTCGGTCTGCTTCTTGTCGGCCACCACGTCGAAGGCCTCCCCCAGCTTGATGCGCACCTTCTCGTCCCGCGGGGTATGGTCGATGGCGTCCTCGCCCACGAACTGGAGCGACTTGTCGCCGTCCTTTTTATAGACCCGCACGGTCCCCTTGGGCAGCGGCATCCCCAGGTGGTTTCTCTCCCGGTTCTCCAGTTCGATATACACGCCGATCTTCTGTTTTTTGGCGATATCCCCGCCGTAGGCGTCCTGGTAGTAATAGGAAGCGCCGGCGAGGAGCAGTTCCTTGCGCACCGGTATGTCGGCGGCGTCAAAGAGGCTGATCTGCTTGGACTGGTTGTCCTTGATGGTGGTGGGGCGCTGGAGCGTGTACAGGTGGTACTCCAGAAGCCCCTCCTCCCTGAACTGGGGGGCGGGAGCGGGCGCCGCCAGCATGGCCTTGGCGGCATAGCGCGGCTGCACCTCGTCGCGGACCCGGTTCACGTCCCCGGCCACCAGTTTGACGGCGGCGTTGGGATAGGTTGCCCCGCTGTTGTTGGTGATGGTGACCCACCCCCCCAGATCGGCCTTGTCGTCCCGTTCGTTGAGGGTCATGACGTAGTCGGCGCGCCAGGTTATGCCGCCGGTCAGGTAGGCGGCCTCCACCGTCTGCGCTTTCTCGCGGCCGTTTTCCAGGAGCCACACCAGGGTCGGGCTGGCGATAAGGCTGTCCGGCACCTGGGGGAAGATCACCCGCCCCGGATGGCCGTAGGTGATCTCGTTGCCGATCCTGAATACCGGGCCGTTGTTGTTGGCGAGGAGCGTGGCGGTCACCACCTCTTCCCGCTCGCTGTAGGGGTTTTTCTGGTAGAGTTTGACCTCTTTGCCCACGTACTTGTCCATCAGCTTCTGGGGGCTGAGCAGGTCATACTCGTAGTTCTGCTCCAGGACATTCAGGCCGCCCCCGTCCGCAAGGGACCGGATATGGACGCTGGCCGGCATGATGGCCGTGGCCACATCCATGAAACGGAGTTCGCTGCGGCCCCGGGGCAGGTGCAGCACGCGCAGGTCCTTGACCAGACCGAGGCTGGAATTGTAGATGGTCACCGCCACGCCGGTCTGTTCGGCCATGGTCGAGGTGGTCACCGCAGCCCCACCACCGCCCCCCCACGCCTGATGCGCCATGATCGAAACCAGCGCCGCTGCCGCCATCATCGTGCGAATCCCGCGAATCGTCATACCCCCCCCACTGTCGGGCCGCGCAGCGTACCGCAGCACAACCTATTTCAAAACCTTCACGGACTTGATCACGACCTGCTGTTCGGGCACATCCCTCATGCCGTTATGGTATCCGGTCCTGACCGCCTTTATCTTGTCCACCACGTACATCCCCTCAACCACCTTGCCGAAGACGGCATAGCCGTAGCCGTCCGGGTTGGGGCGGTTCAGCATGTCGTTGTCCACCACGTTGATGAAGAACTGTGCCGTGGCGCTGTCCGGCATGCCGGTGCGGGCCATGGCGATGGTGCCCCGGTCGTTTTTCAGGCCGTTGGCCGCCTCGTTTTTGATGGGAGCCACGGTCGGCTTCTGGACGAAGTCGGCGGTGAAGCCGCCCCCCTGGATCATGAAGCCGTTTATGACGCGGTGGAAGATCGTGCCGTTATAAAACCCGCTGTTGACATAGGCGAGGAAGTTCTTGACGCTGAGGGGCGCCTCCTTTTCGAACAGCTCCAGCTTGATGGCGCCCTGGCTGGTTTCCATGAGGACGACCGGATTGCCGCCCCCCTTCGGCGCGGCGCAGGCGACGCCGGCGGTGAACAGGAATGCGACGACGACCAGAAACTGTTTCAGCATGATGCCTCCTTGACGGCAGTATGGGATAGGGTTATGCCGGGATGGATTTTACGCCAACCGGGCGGCTAATTCAACTGCCGTAACGCGGCGCCGGCAGGAGCACCCGGAAACGGCTCCCCTCCCCTTCCCGGCTGTGGACCTCGATCCGCCCGCCGTGCCCCTCCACCAGCTCCTTGACGATGGCCAGCCCCAATCCCAGGCCGCCCTGGGGGCCCTTGTAGAAACGCTCGAAGACGTGGGGCAGATCGGCGGCGGCGATGCCGCGCCCGTTATCGGCCACGTCGATGACGATCCCCTCATCCCCGGTTCCGGCGACCACGGTGGCCCGGCCTCCCGTGCCGACCGCCTTGAGGGCGTTGCTCAACAGGTTGATGACGATCTGGCTCAGGCGGTCCGGATCGGCCTCCAGTTCGAGATCGCGCGAGCAATCCAGGAGGAGGACCGCCTGCTTTTCGGCAAAGAGGCGCTCGAAACGACCCACGATGGCGGCGAGGAACGGCCGGAGCAGGATGCGCTCCGGCCGGAGGTTCATGCTGCCGGCCTCGGCCCGGGTCAGGTCGTCCACCCCGTCCAGGATCGCGGTCAGGCGGACCGCCTCGTCGTGCAGCGATTGGAGCGCCTCCCGGGTGACCGGCAGGACATGGTCCATCATCCCCTCCAACTCCCCCTTGATGATGGCCAGCGGCGTACGCAGTTCGTGGGCCGTTCCGGAGAGCAGCCGCCGGCGCAGCTTCTCCTGGGTCTGGAGGGCGGCGGCCATGCGGTTGAAACTCTCGGACAACCGGCCCATCTCGTCGCTCCCCATGACCCGCACGCGGCGCGCCAGATCCCCCCCGGCGATGTCGCCGGCCGCCGCCGCCAGTTCCAGGACCGGCCGGGCGAGCCTGCGGGAGGCCGCCAGGCTGAGCAGAAGGGCGGCGATCCCCAGCACCCCCAGGGAGACGGCCAGGAAGCGGTTGGACGAACTGATGAAATACGCCTCCTTGAGCGGGTTGAGCACCCGCACATCCAGGCGGCCGATCTCCTCGCCCCTGAGGAACAGCGGATACGGGACGAACTCGCCCGGCGCCTCGTCGGGATCGTAACTGCTGGCGTCGAGAACCCGCTTCCGCATCAGGGGGGTCAGGCGTTCCAGGGCACCTGCCGTATCCAGGACCGCTCTGCCCGCTTGGTCGAACAGGCGCGCCTCCACATCCAGCTGCAATGCCCAGGCAAGATCCTCGGCCACGGCGGCCGGCTCCCAGGCGCCGCGTTTTTCGTACCCACCCTCGACCATGGCGATCACATGCTGGACCCGGTCCTGGGCGTCGCCGTCCCGATAGCGGTTGAAATCCCGCATGATGAAGCCGCGCAGGACGATGGACGCCGACAGGGCCACGGCCGACACCGCCAGGAACAGGAGCAGGAATTTGCAGCGCAGGCTACAGCGCATCCCGCTCTCCGCAGAACAGGTAGCCGACCCCGTAGACCGTCTTCAGAAATTCCGGTTTGCGGCTGTCGTCCTCGATCTTATGGCGCAGGTTCTTGACGTGCGAGTCGATGCTGCGTTCGTAGCCCTCGAATGAATAGCCGAGCGCCTTGGAAACCAGTTCGTCGCGGGTGAAGGTTCGTTGGGGGGATGAGGCCAGGGTGAACAGGAGCTTGAATTCGGTGGGGGTGACGGTAATGATGGTCCCCTGCTTGGTTATCTCGTAGCGGTTGCCGTCCAGCACCAGCTTCCCGTTGTTGAAGGAGAGCGGCCGACCGGGGGCCGAACCGGCCTCGGAACGTCTCAGAACCGCCTTGAGGCGGCACACCAGTTCCCGCGGGCTGGCGGGTTTGACCACGTAATCGTCGGCCCCCAGGGAGAAGCCGGCGATGCGCTCCTCCTCGGACGACTTGGCGGTCAGCATGATGATCGGCATGTCGCCCAGCGCTTTCAGGTCCTGGCACAACTCCTCGCCGCTGCCGTCGGGCAGCCCCAGATCGAGAACCACCGCCAGGGGCACCTCCTGCGAGGCCCGCGCCAGGGCTTCCCTGACGGTGGCCGCGTGCACCACCCGGAAATCGGCCCCTTCCAGGTAGGCCTTGACGATCCGGGCCAGTTTGAGATCATCCTCCACGACGAGTACGGGTGAAAGCACGGCAGCCCCTCAAACAGGGAAGTTCGGGAGATCTCTCCCGTTGGAGTCACACAGCGGTCAATAGAGGGAGCGGATACGGCCCGAGCGCTTGTCGATCATGACCCTGTCGACGAGCGTCCCCTGCCGGTCGAGGATGTCGGCCTCGTAGCGCCACTGCTTTTCCACCAGCTTGGCAACGGTCACATCCTGTCCTTCCAGGTAGCGTACGATCTGGTTGCGGGCATCGGCGGCGCCGGCGACGGGGCGACGGGCACCATAGCAGTCGCCGCGCCGCTTGCCGCACCTGCCGTGCATGCCGTGCTGACCGTGGCCGGGCCCCGGCCCGTGCAGGCTCCGGTCCTCCCCGCTCCCGCCGGTGCCCTGCGGCATCTCCGCCCGGGCAAAGGGGGCCGAGGCAACAAGCAGCACGGTTATGTATGCCAACAGGCGATGCATCATGACGTTCCCACACCTATCCGCTCAGGCGGGCAGGCCGCGCGGGAGGGGAAGCGCAATGGTGATTTTCCCCCCTCCCGTGCCGCCGGTCCCAAGGTTAACGGGCCATCGGGCCGTTGCACGGTACGCCGCCGCATCCGCCCATGCCCTTCCCCATCCCTTTCCCGTATCCCATGCCGCCGCACTCGCCGTCCCACCTGCCTGCGGGGAGGCCGTTCTTGGCGCGGATATCGCGGATCTTGGCCTGAAGCGCGCCGATTTCGGTCTGGAGCGCTGCCATACGCGCCGCATCGGGAGCAGCCTTCAGGTTTTCCCGCTGCAGTTCGAAGCGCTTGATCATCATCTCCTGCCGCAGATCGATGGTATCCCGTTGAAACGTGCGGAACTGTTCCTGGTGCGCGGCGCTGGGGGCGGCACAGTTGCCGCATCCGCGGCCGCCGTTGCCGTAGGCGAACGCGCCGCTCGTGGCGGCAAGGGCAACGGCAAGGGCAATCATCGGCATCAACAGCTTTTTCATGGTGTAGATCCTCCTCGTTTCGTGATGTGATGATTGCAGGTTACCCGACAACTGCGCGGTTATCGTGGAGAAATTATGGGCAATTATGGAGACGCTTCGGCACCCCGCACCAGATCGGCCAGGCACTGGATGAAGGCGGGCGAGCTGTTGAGGGACCCGCTGCGCCGGAAGTCGGCAATACCCAGTTGCCGGGCCTCTTCCCGGTACTGGATATCGATCTCGTAGAGGGTCTCGATATGGTCGGAGACGAAGGAAAGGGGCACCACCAGCAGCTCCTTGCACCCCGCCGCCGCCAGTTCCTCGATCTTGCTCTCGGTGGACGGCTCCAGCCACTTGACCGGTCCGGCCCGCGACTGGAAGGCCAGATGGTGCGAGATGCCGCCGAAATGTTCCATTACCAGCCGCACCGTGGCCTGGATGTGGTCCAGGTAGGGGTCGCCGGAATCGATGAACGACTGGGGCAGGCCGTGGGCCGAAAAGAGCAGCTGCACGGCGCTTCGGTCGGCATATTCGGCCAGCCCCTCTTCGACCTTCTCCACCAGGGCGCCAATATAGCCGGGATGGTCGTAGAACTGGCGGACAGAGGTCAGATCGAAGCGGACCTTCGCCTGGGCCAGCACCCGCTCCAGCTCGTTGAAACTGGAACCGGTGGTGGCCCGGGAATAGTGGGGATAAAGCGACAGCGCCACGATCCGGCTGATGCCCTCGCGCCTGATGGCCGCCAGGGCTTCGATGGTGTCCGGCTTCCAATAGCGCATGGCCACGAAGCAGCGATACCCCCCCCCAAAACCTTTTCCAGCTCGGCGCCCTGCTGCTCGGTCAACTCACGCAGGGGCGACTTTCCCCCCATCCGGCGGTAATACTCGACCACCGTGCGGGCGCGCCGGCGGGAGATGATGCGCGCGATCACCGGCTGCAGGAAAGCCGGCCCGATACGGATGATGTCCCGGTCCGAAAACAGGTTGCAGAGAAACGGTTCGACGGCGTCCAGGGAATCCGGCCCCCCCATCTGGAGCAGCAATACGGCGGTTTTTTCAGGCATAGTGTCCCTTCTCTTGCCCCGCCAGGCAGCGGGGGCGTCGCACGGCAAAAGGTCCGCAACGGAAAGCGTCTCCGTTCCCCGTTTTCGTCGGGCCGGCATGGCCTGGAGCGGTCACGCGCGGATCATCACCAGGAGCATCTTGAACGGCTTGACCGCCTTGAGCGCATGGGGCTTGTTGGCCGGCATGATGATCATCTGGCCGGCCCCCACCGTCTGGGCGCTCCCTTCGATGGTCACCTCGGCCTCGCCGTCCACCACCTGCACAAAGGCGTCGTAGGGGGCGGTATGTTCGGAAAGCCCTTGCCCGGCATCGAAGGAAAACAGCGTCAACGTCCCGATCTTCTTGTCGATCAGGGTCTTGCTGACCACCGAGCCGTCCTGGTAGGCAACCAGGTCGCTCATGGTCAGGGCTTTTCCGATCAGGTCCATGCTCTCCCCCTCTTTCAGCCAATAGAGTCTGCCAGCGGCCTCATAATATGACGTAAATGCCCTCCGGGCAACTGATTTAAACGCAAAAGGCCGGAGACATGATGCCTCCGGCCTTTTGCCCATACACGTGCGGGAACGTCGCCTTTGGAAAACGCTCTATTTTTCGTCCTGGGCAGGAAATCAAGGGGTTGCGCGGAGGCGTAGCAGCGCTACGCCGCACAAGCAAGCCCGCCGATTGACGCAGCCAGGGCGGAAAAGAGACGTTTTCCCGGTTAGTACATGCCGCCCATGCCGCCCATACCACCCATACCGCCGCCCGGCATGGCGGGCAGTGCGGATTCGTCCTTCGGCTTCTCGGCGATCAGGGCCTCGGTGGTCAGCATCAGGCCGGCGATGGAGGAGGCATTCTGCAGGGCCGAG is a window of Geobacter sp. FeAm09 DNA encoding:
- a CDS encoding Rrf2 family transcriptional regulator, which translates into the protein MRLSTKSRYGLRALFDIAYNCGTMPAQIQDISRRQQISPRYLEQIFQNLKRAGILKSKRGPQGGYCLAKKPEEITVLDVLCATELDVLLVDCTGTTPKKRKRKSDCPFEGQCVTQTVWEEATTLLNTLFSGITLQTLCQRGLEMGIKKEQDHRFMYYI
- a CDS encoding peptidylprolyl isomerase is translated as MLKQFLVVVAFLFTAGVACAAPKGGGNPVVLMETSQGAIKLELFEKEAPLSVKNFLAYVNSGFYNGTIFHRVINGFMIQGGGFTADFVQKPTVAPIKNEAANGLKNDRGTIAMARTGMPDSATAQFFINVVDNDMLNRPNPDGYGYAVFGKVVEGMYVVDKIKAVRTGYHNGMRDVPEQQVVIKSVKVLK
- the hoxU gene encoding bidirectional hydrogenase complex protein HoxU: MPRLTLTINGRSVSARRGDTILAAARRSGIRIPTLCNLEGLIPAGACRVCLVEVAGYPRPVPACATGIEQGMAVTTDSEPLAAARRTTVELLLAERNHSCAVCVMNRHCRLQDLAARLGIDHVRFAFISPLAGVDMSHERFGIDHNRCILCRRCVRVCDEIEGAHTWDVAGRGAASRIICDLAQPWGTSATCTGCGKCVQACPTGALFEKDAPTRKGTMDLAGLAQWRRSRK
- the cysK gene encoding cysteine synthase A translates to MPITLSTNAIEQIGATPLVKLSGLTEAGAADIYAKVESFNPGGSIKDRIALAMIERAEQDGCIKPGATVVEPTSGNTGIGLALVCAVKGYRLVLTMPESMSLERRRLLTAYRAELVLTPASQGMKGAVQKAEELAAEKGWLLPQQFNNPANPEAHRRTTGPEIVAAMKGLTIDGFVAGVGTGGTITGVGEVLRRHNPAVHIAAVEPAGSPVLSGGLAGPHKIQGIGAGFIPEVLNTSIYQEVIAVPDAEAFSAARALAAKQGLLCGISSGAALVGALRVARKLGAGKNVVVILPDTGERYLSMEVFD
- a CDS encoding DUF4139 domain-containing protein; translated protein: MTIRGIRTMMAAAALVSIMAHQAWGGGGGAAVTTSTMAEQTGVAVTIYNSSLGLVKDLRVLHLPRGRSELRFMDVATAIMPASVHIRSLADGGGLNVLEQNYEYDLLSPQKLMDKYVGKEVKLYQKNPYSEREEVVTATLLANNNGPVFRIGNEITYGHPGRVIFPQVPDSLIASPTLVWLLENGREKAQTVEAAYLTGGITWRADYVMTLNERDDKADLGGWVTITNNSGATYPNAAVKLVAGDVNRVRDEVQPRYAAKAMLAAPAPAPQFREEGLLEYHLYTLQRPTTIKDNQSKQISLFDAADIPVRKELLLAGASYYYQDAYGGDIAKKQKIGVYIELENRERNHLGMPLPKGTVRVYKKDGDKSLQFVGEDAIDHTPRDEKVRIKLGEAFDVVADKKQTDWKKRAKDSYEAAYEISIRNHKKEAVVVRVTEPVPGDWQVLSSSHDYVKAGSGVLEYRIPVAADGEAKLTYRVVMRY
- a CDS encoding cell wall metabolism sensor histidine kinase WalK is translated as MRCSLRCKFLLLFLAVSAVALSASIVLRGFIMRDFNRYRDGDAQDRVQHVIAMVEGGYEKRGAWEPAAVAEDLAWALQLDVEARLFDQAGRAVLDTAGALERLTPLMRKRVLDASSYDPDEAPGEFVPYPLFLRGEEIGRLDVRVLNPLKEAYFISSSNRFLAVSLGVLGIAALLLSLAASRRLARPVLELAAAAGDIAGGDLARRVRVMGSDEMGRLSESFNRMAAALQTQEKLRRRLLSGTAHELRTPLAIIKGELEGMMDHVLPVTREALQSLHDEAVRLTAILDGVDDLTRAEAGSMNLRPERILLRPFLAAIVGRFERLFAEKQAVLLLDCSRDLELEADPDRLSQIVINLLSNALKAVGTGGRATVVAGTGDEGIVIDVADNGRGIAAADLPHVFERFYKGPQGGLGLGLAIVKELVEGHGGRIEVHSREGEGSRFRVLLPAPRYGS
- a CDS encoding response regulator transcription factor gives rise to the protein MLSPVLVVEDDLKLARIVKAYLEGADFRVVHAATVREALARASQEVPLAVVLDLGLPDGSGEELCQDLKALGDMPIIMLTAKSSEEERIAGFSLGADDYVVKPASPRELVCRLKAVLRRSEAGSAPGRPLSFNNGKLVLDGNRYEITKQGTIITVTPTEFKLLFTLASSPQRTFTRDELVSKALGYSFEGYERSIDSHVKNLRHKIEDDSRKPEFLKTVYGVGYLFCGERDAL
- a CDS encoding NADP oxidoreductase; protein product: MTRPRLATVWLSGCSGCHMSLLNLHGDLLELLGRCDLVYSPLADIKEYPRGVDIALVEGAVANEENREMAGIVRSRTACVVSLGDCAVNGNVSALRNPLGREGTLERVYGEAAPEHGVARLLPTALPLHQVIGVDLFLPGCPPAPERIRWVLTRLLEGRPVALPPEMLSFG
- a CDS encoding cupin domain-containing protein; its protein translation is MDLIGKALTMSDLVAYQDGSVVSKTLIDKKIGTLTLFSFDAGQGLSEHTAPYDAFVQVVDGEAEVTIEGSAQTVGAGQMIIMPANKPHALKAVKPFKMLLVMIRA
- a CDS encoding ComF family protein, with protein sequence MNGFFSAFLDVLFPPLCHLCRAFVPDAGPLHICPACRERLSGVPHPLCPVCGIPFPGAGDDHVCGACRHSPPDFGAARAALLYEGECRELIHAYKYRYKTHLRRPLALLAAAPLREFVAACAPELMVPVPLHVRRLRERGFNQAVLLGEVWAREWGIPLERAAMRRIRWTEPQITLTAAERRANVQGAFDVRDAGLVRGRRVLLVDDVYTTGSTVRECARVLRAAGADGVRWSRSPGLWKVELHLVESCRKPAPACVE